Proteins from a single region of Aquirhabdus parva:
- a CDS encoding carbohydrate porin, whose product MIKRAAYLITAMSLLVSGYASADNGDQNLQTRPYLLGDWGGVRTQLAQDGVTFSLGYTGEFAHNFRGGTSHVSDYADQFALGTTLDLDRLLGWQGGSFQITYSKRGGESTSNDAHLGTLQQVQEIYGRGETWRLTRFYLDQKLWGDTVALRIGRLTLSDDFSSFPCDFQNNMICGSVPGKIVSSYWFTYPVSVWAARLKVKTTAETYAQLGVYQVNPVIGTTAYAEDYGWRPDNPKGTRGAVFPLELGWLPTVAGYPASYRLGFWYNNAGGDDLLLNTQGQPLAVSGGEPMQRNSRYGSYQNIDQQITGVAKGQGLSLFWRSAFADQATSQTDRVINVGAKYVGAFDRPDDYFGLTFGALHTNDRYNTFVDQSNAVHNKAEVAPKHNEYVLEAIYNIGLIHSVSIAPDLQYVIHPGGTTDNKNALVFGLKTNVNF is encoded by the coding sequence ATGATAAAACGTGCCGCCTATCTCATCACCGCGATGAGTCTGCTTGTTTCTGGTTACGCCTCAGCAGATAACGGCGATCAAAACTTGCAAACACGTCCATATTTATTGGGTGATTGGGGAGGCGTGCGGACCCAGTTGGCACAAGATGGTGTGACGTTTAGTCTGGGTTATACAGGCGAGTTTGCGCATAACTTTCGCGGTGGTACCTCTCACGTCTCGGACTATGCTGATCAATTTGCACTCGGCACCACGCTGGATTTGGATCGCCTACTAGGCTGGCAGGGTGGGAGCTTTCAGATCACCTATAGCAAGCGCGGTGGGGAAAGCACCAGTAATGATGCACACTTAGGTACCTTGCAACAAGTGCAGGAAATCTATGGTCGCGGAGAAACGTGGCGTCTAACCCGTTTCTATTTGGATCAGAAACTGTGGGGCGACACGGTCGCATTGCGGATTGGACGCTTAACCTTAAGCGATGACTTCTCAAGCTTTCCGTGTGACTTCCAGAACAATATGATCTGCGGCTCAGTACCGGGCAAGATCGTGAGCAGCTATTGGTTTACCTATCCGGTGAGTGTCTGGGCGGCGCGTCTTAAAGTCAAAACCACTGCGGAGACCTATGCGCAATTGGGCGTTTATCAGGTCAATCCGGTGATCGGCACCACGGCTTATGCAGAAGACTACGGCTGGCGACCTGATAATCCAAAAGGCACGCGCGGAGCAGTCTTTCCTCTGGAGCTCGGTTGGTTGCCCACAGTTGCGGGTTATCCGGCCAGCTATCGGCTGGGCTTTTGGTATAACAACGCAGGGGGAGATGATCTGCTGCTGAATACCCAAGGTCAACCTCTAGCTGTAAGTGGTGGCGAGCCGATGCAGCGCAATAGTCGCTATGGCAGCTATCAGAACATTGATCAGCAAATTACTGGTGTGGCCAAAGGTCAGGGTTTATCGCTATTCTGGCGCTCGGCTTTTGCGGATCAGGCGACCTCACAGACTGATCGGGTGATCAACGTGGGTGCTAAATACGTGGGTGCTTTTGACCGTCCAGATGACTACTTTGGACTCACCTTTGGCGCACTGCATACCAATGATCGCTATAACACTTTTGTTGATCAAAGCAATGCCGTGCATAACAAGGCCGAGGTCGCACCCAAGCACAATGAATATGTGCTTGAAGCGATCTATAACATTGGTTTGATCCATTCCGTGTCGATTGCGCCAGATCTACAGTATGTGATCCATCCGGGCGGTACTACTGACAATAAAAACGCATTGGTTTTTGGGTTGAAAACCAATGTTAATTTTTAG
- a CDS encoding GMC family oxidoreductase, whose product MATEYDADVIVVGAGILGGAVANALAKKKHAVLILEAGPEVKRAEILNSFRNFGNKSDYNGPYPEQPWASKSSTPNYIESVGPIVQKPAYLRLVGGTTWHWGGATWRNLPSDFKLQSLYGQGRDWPISYDDLEPWYQQAEEEIGVSGSDTDDQSGQGGKPFPPRSKPYPMQMQAWTYLTQQVASKTSSVGHHFVDEPNARATRPYNGRPICAGNNNCAPICPIGAQFSGDMPVRWARENGAKLLTNAVVYKIEKGNDGKIVAIHYKTPDGKSTRLTAKYFILAAHGVEIPKLLLISNIANSSDQVGRNYMGHIGKSISMLVKDPVWAGRGPTQQGSINTWRDGEFRKEHGSIRHFLDNTVPNELITKRLIDKGVVGPALDEAIRHDAARYLKIASYVEVLPDPINRVQLSSQVDALGIAKPKTDFRMTPYSLAALPRLFQDYDQFRTVFAATEVLSNPDDWVPSSHIMGTTIMGANPKDSVVNHECRTHDHANLFIASTSVHASSTVVNPTLTGYALALRIGDIISREI is encoded by the coding sequence ATGGCAACTGAATACGATGCAGATGTAATAGTAGTAGGTGCAGGAATCCTAGGCGGCGCAGTCGCCAATGCACTGGCCAAGAAGAAGCACGCCGTGCTGATTTTGGAAGCGGGTCCTGAAGTGAAGCGCGCTGAAATCCTCAATTCTTTCCGCAATTTTGGTAATAAATCGGACTACAACGGCCCATACCCAGAGCAGCCATGGGCGTCCAAGTCATCGACACCTAATTATATTGAAAGCGTCGGACCCATTGTCCAAAAGCCTGCTTATCTCCGTTTAGTCGGCGGCACGACTTGGCATTGGGGCGGCGCCACATGGCGTAACCTGCCGAGCGACTTCAAGCTGCAATCGTTATACGGACAAGGGCGTGACTGGCCGATCTCCTATGATGACCTTGAGCCTTGGTACCAGCAGGCAGAAGAGGAAATTGGGGTGTCGGGTTCAGATACAGATGACCAAAGTGGACAGGGCGGTAAGCCGTTCCCACCGCGCTCCAAACCCTATCCGATGCAAATGCAGGCATGGACCTATCTGACCCAGCAGGTCGCCAGCAAAACCAGTAGTGTCGGTCATCACTTTGTTGATGAGCCCAATGCACGTGCCACCCGTCCATATAACGGTCGTCCGATCTGCGCGGGCAATAATAACTGTGCTCCGATCTGCCCGATCGGCGCGCAGTTCTCTGGCGATATGCCAGTGAGATGGGCACGTGAGAATGGTGCTAAACTTCTGACCAATGCTGTGGTGTACAAGATTGAAAAAGGCAATGACGGTAAGATCGTTGCGATTCACTACAAGACCCCAGACGGCAAATCTACACGTCTGACCGCCAAGTATTTTATTCTGGCGGCACATGGGGTGGAGATTCCGAAACTACTTTTGATCTCTAACATTGCCAATTCCTCCGACCAAGTCGGACGTAATTATATGGGGCATATCGGCAAGTCGATTTCGATGCTGGTCAAGGATCCGGTGTGGGCAGGTCGTGGTCCAACGCAGCAGGGTAGTATCAATACTTGGCGCGATGGGGAGTTCCGCAAAGAACATGGCTCAATTCGCCACTTTTTGGACAATACCGTACCTAACGAGTTGATCACTAAACGTCTGATTGATAAAGGCGTGGTGGGGCCTGCACTGGATGAAGCCATCCGTCACGATGCGGCGCGCTATCTGAAGATCGCCTCATATGTTGAAGTGTTACCTGATCCCATCAATCGCGTACAACTCAGCAGTCAGGTCGATGCGCTGGGCATTGCCAAGCCGAAGACCGATTTTCGCATGACACCGTATTCACTGGCCGCGCTGCCACGCCTGTTTCAGGACTATGATCAGTTCCGTACCGTCTTTGCGGCCACTGAAGTGCTGAGCAATCCTGACGATTGGGTTCCCAGTTCCCATATCATGGGTACAACTATTATGGGGGCTAATCCCAAAGACTCCGTGGTGAATCACGAGTGTCGTACTCATGATCATGCCAATCTGTTTATCGCCAGTACCAGTGTGCATGCCAGTTCAACGGTGGTCAATCCAACACTGACTGGCTATGCCCTTGCACTGCGTATCGGTGACATCATCAGTCGCGAAATCTAA
- a CDS encoding sugar dehydrogenase complex small subunit, with amino-acid sequence MMTMSNQHQSNQLESQKVGSVPSRRHFIKLSVLSSSVLLASGLIASAAPSPDTSTTDFYSLATFLVAKPQLSAPYAAAVFSALKKNIPDFAPQLQAVLDTVKRFQAPDVTQLFAGFTEADQAVRKTCLLIIETFYTGNVGRGATAKAVAYEMALMFDTTKDVTVIPTYIRGRPEYWTATPLLTGV; translated from the coding sequence ATGATGACGATGTCTAATCAACACCAGTCGAATCAACTTGAATCGCAAAAGGTGGGCAGTGTGCCAAGTCGCAGACACTTTATTAAACTCAGTGTCTTGAGCAGTTCAGTGCTGTTGGCGTCGGGTTTGATCGCCAGTGCGGCACCAAGTCCTGACACCAGTACCACCGACTTTTATAGTCTTGCGACCTTTTTGGTGGCAAAGCCTCAGTTGTCTGCGCCCTATGCTGCAGCGGTTTTTTCGGCACTGAAAAAAAATATCCCTGATTTTGCACCGCAGTTACAGGCGGTGTTGGATACCGTAAAACGCTTCCAAGCACCCGATGTCACGCAGCTTTTTGCAGGCTTTACCGAGGCTGATCAAGCAGTGCGTAAAACCTGTCTATTGATCATTGAAACGTTTTATACCGGCAATGTCGGGCGCGGTGCGACTGCGAAGGCCGTCGCTTACGAGATGGCGCTGATGTTTGATACCACCAAAGATGTGACGGTGATTCCAACCTATATCCGCGGGCGACCAGAATATTGGACGGCGACGCCATTACTCACGGGTGTCTAG
- a CDS encoding cytochrome c: protein MPLRRRSKIIVTFLGLPLLIVLLGAIFIWHSEAKDSDALISAPLVITPERIEQGKALAIASDCVACHSTTGGKPFAGGLPMPLPMGNIYSTNITPDKDHGIGHYSLQEFQRAVQYGIRRDGGNLYPAMPYTAYAKLTPDDIQSLYAYFMQGVPAVAQENRKPDFPWPLTLRFPLKVWNQLFLSKGVYQNKPEQSAEWNRGAYLVQGAAHCGTCHTPRGLAMQEKAYDETSKHYLAGAALGGWQAYNITSDPHSGIGTWTKAEIVQYLRTGNVPNKAQAAGGMAEAITHSFSKMSDADLQAMATYLVTVPAYQDQQTAARSSFGKPTTDYQDVRFAAQGGKAAPTGAELYLNHCASCHGKTGVGTSDGYYPSMVHNSVLGAKDAHNLIQVMLNGAEVENGKDHYFMPAFAGELNDEELATLANYVTVTFGHGAGTVSAHDVKKLRPAH, encoded by the coding sequence ATGCCCCTACGAAGACGCTCAAAAATTATTGTGACGTTCTTAGGTCTGCCCCTGCTGATAGTTTTACTGGGTGCTATATTCATCTGGCACTCCGAAGCGAAAGACAGTGACGCACTGATCTCAGCTCCTCTTGTAATCACCCCAGAACGAATCGAACAGGGTAAAGCACTTGCAATAGCCTCCGACTGTGTCGCTTGCCACAGTACCACAGGCGGCAAACCCTTTGCTGGTGGTCTGCCGATGCCCTTACCGATGGGCAATATCTATAGCACCAATATCACGCCAGACAAAGATCACGGCATTGGTCACTACAGCCTGCAAGAGTTTCAACGCGCAGTACAATATGGCATTCGCCGTGATGGGGGTAATCTATACCCCGCAATGCCTTATACCGCATACGCTAAGCTTACGCCGGATGATATCCAAAGTCTCTATGCCTACTTTATGCAGGGCGTACCTGCTGTGGCGCAGGAGAATCGCAAACCTGATTTTCCATGGCCACTGACTTTACGCTTCCCGTTAAAAGTGTGGAATCAATTGTTTTTGAGCAAAGGGGTTTACCAAAATAAACCTGAGCAAAGTGCGGAGTGGAATCGCGGCGCGTATCTGGTTCAAGGCGCAGCGCACTGTGGAACCTGCCATACCCCGCGTGGTCTGGCAATGCAAGAAAAAGCTTATGATGAAACCAGCAAGCACTATCTTGCGGGTGCAGCGTTAGGCGGCTGGCAAGCCTATAACATCACCAGTGATCCGCACTCCGGCATTGGCACATGGACTAAAGCTGAGATTGTGCAGTATCTGCGCACAGGCAATGTTCCCAACAAGGCGCAGGCCGCAGGGGGCATGGCTGAGGCGATTACCCATAGTTTTAGCAAGATGTCTGATGCCGACTTACAGGCGATGGCGACTTATCTCGTAACCGTACCCGCCTATCAAGATCAACAAACCGCCGCACGCTCAAGCTTTGGTAAACCCACTACCGACTATCAGGATGTTCGTTTTGCAGCACAAGGCGGTAAGGCCGCTCCAACGGGTGCTGAGCTTTACTTGAATCACTGCGCCAGCTGTCATGGCAAAACCGGTGTCGGCACCTCAGATGGCTACTATCCTTCGATGGTGCATAACAGTGTGCTGGGTGCTAAAGATGCGCATAACCTGATTCAAGTCATGCTCAATGGCGCAGAAGTGGAGAATGGTAAAGACCACTACTTTATGCCGGCATTTGCGGGTGAGTTAAATGATGAGGAACTGGCGACACTGGCGAATTATGTCACCGTGACTTTTGGGCATGGGGCAGGTACGGTCTCTGCGCATGATGTTAAAAAACTCAGACCCGCCCACTAA
- a CDS encoding LysR family transcriptional regulator translates to MDLNHLQLFIEVAKAGSFSATAKKLNVERSSISRNIAALEKALGVQLLSRTTRQVALTTAGEQLYRQISPHLDSLQEAVTALPEREEQPAGLIRVTVLGDIAIKFLAGALAGFTARYPAIQVEVHISNHLVDLVNDGIDVALRVVKSKLNDSSLIARPLTNIDMHVYAAPGYLARAGIPRTLIEAADHQWLIFRDMRIPQLVQPTQKPAVTGDDMLFLQEAAKAGIGIAALPTFLARHDVAAGNLVRILPEISITIGVLNIMHPPAKQLSRKVRVFREYLVDYLSVHPLVG, encoded by the coding sequence ATGGACCTAAACCATCTGCAATTGTTTATTGAAGTCGCCAAAGCCGGCAGTTTTTCTGCAACCGCCAAGAAGCTCAACGTCGAGCGGTCATCCATCAGCCGCAACATAGCCGCTCTTGAAAAAGCTTTAGGGGTACAGCTCTTAAGTCGCACCACGCGCCAAGTTGCTTTGACCACCGCCGGTGAACAGTTGTATCGCCAAATTTCGCCACATCTCGATTCACTGCAAGAGGCAGTCACTGCCCTGCCTGAGCGCGAGGAACAACCCGCAGGGCTGATCCGCGTCACGGTACTTGGTGATATTGCGATTAAATTTTTGGCTGGGGCGTTGGCAGGATTCACCGCACGTTACCCTGCGATTCAAGTCGAAGTGCATATCAGCAACCATCTGGTTGATCTGGTGAATGACGGTATTGATGTCGCTCTACGAGTCGTGAAATCCAAGCTGAATGACTCCTCTTTGATCGCCCGCCCCCTGACAAACATCGATATGCATGTCTACGCAGCACCTGGTTATTTGGCGCGCGCAGGCATACCGCGCACGCTCATCGAAGCGGCAGATCATCAATGGTTGATTTTTCGAGATATGCGCATTCCCCAACTCGTACAGCCTACACAAAAACCTGCGGTGACGGGTGATGACATGTTGTTTTTACAGGAAGCTGCCAAGGCTGGCATCGGTATCGCAGCCTTACCAACTTTTTTGGCACGTCATGATGTCGCGGCAGGTAATCTGGTCCGTATCCTGCCGGAGATATCCATTACCATCGGTGTGTTGAATATCATGCATCCGCCTGCAAAACAATTGTCACGAAAAGTGCGGGTTTTTCGGGAATATTTGGTGGATTATCTGAGTGTGCATCCGCTGGTGGGATAA
- a CDS encoding alpha/beta fold hydrolase translates to MNNASITPQRFSPRDIAMRFLTPDPRKQAAVSQLGNWVESTRMITTQAGQVHVSSAGQGPLVMFVHGWEGSILDFEPLIMATLAQGFSVAAIDLPAHGRSEGKRTSIPACAKALLEIQAGLGQDFYVVVAHSLGAGISGDALERGLVAGKVVLISPPRRFMDGIDMTAAQLGYDEMARQEMIDTLREFGVDPVHVDLQKSATHLTIPALILHSDDDRVIPIIAAQSVAAAWAGSRFVPLTGLGHRRLLADAEVIREVVCFLGEA, encoded by the coding sequence ATGAATAACGCCAGCATCACGCCACAGCGTTTCAGCCCCCGAGACATTGCCATGCGCTTTTTAACCCCTGATCCACGTAAACAAGCTGCTGTAAGTCAGTTAGGCAATTGGGTGGAAAGCACGCGTATGATCACAACCCAAGCCGGGCAGGTGCATGTCTCCAGTGCGGGGCAGGGACCCTTGGTGATGTTTGTGCATGGCTGGGAAGGCAGTATTCTGGATTTTGAACCGTTGATTATGGCGACTCTTGCACAGGGTTTTAGCGTTGCGGCAATTGACCTTCCAGCACATGGTCGCTCAGAGGGGAAGCGGACTTCAATTCCCGCATGTGCGAAGGCGCTATTAGAGATTCAGGCTGGGTTGGGGCAAGATTTTTATGTGGTTGTTGCGCATTCATTGGGAGCAGGCATTAGCGGCGATGCACTTGAGCGTGGACTCGTCGCAGGCAAAGTCGTACTCATCTCACCGCCCCGTCGCTTTATGGATGGGATAGACATGACGGCGGCTCAACTGGGTTATGACGAGATGGCTCGGCAAGAGATGATTGATACGCTGCGGGAATTTGGCGTGGACCCAGTCCATGTTGATCTGCAAAAGTCTGCAACGCACCTCACGATCCCTGCTTTGATCCTGCACTCAGATGATGATCGGGTGATTCCGATAATTGCGGCGCAAAGTGTGGCGGCTGCGTGGGCGGGGAGTCGCTTTGTGCCGCTCACGGGGCTTGGTCATCGTCGTTTGCTTGCGGATGCTGAAGTCATTCGGGAAGTGGTGTGTTTTTTGGGTGAGGCTTAA
- a CDS encoding alpha/beta hydrolase, producing MMRKPTIILVHGFWGGAAHWSKVIVELAKKGYTSIKAVELPLTSLAEDAERTRKMIAQQAGPVLLVGHSYGGAVITEAGDQTNVIGLVYIAAFAPDAGESPGGITQEHPPVAAANLAPDSDGYLWIKPELFRESFCQDLTSDEGLVMAVTQKAPLASTFGDAITAPAWKNKPSWYQISSEDRMIAPENQQRMSARLGARKVITLNSSHASLASQPVQVTDLIDEAAHALGYV from the coding sequence ATCATGAGAAAACCAACAATTATACTCGTTCATGGGTTTTGGGGCGGCGCTGCCCACTGGAGTAAAGTGATCGTGGAACTGGCCAAAAAAGGCTATACCTCGATCAAAGCTGTAGAGCTTCCGCTTACCTCGCTGGCCGAAGACGCCGAGCGTACCCGCAAGATGATTGCTCAGCAAGCAGGTCCTGTTCTACTGGTTGGCCACTCGTATGGCGGCGCCGTGATTACGGAAGCGGGCGATCAAACGAATGTGATCGGGCTGGTCTATATTGCAGCCTTTGCACCCGATGCTGGCGAGAGCCCCGGAGGCATCACCCAAGAGCATCCTCCTGTTGCCGCAGCTAATCTGGCACCCGATAGCGACGGCTACTTGTGGATCAAGCCAGAGCTGTTTCGTGAAAGCTTCTGTCAGGATTTGACCTCTGATGAGGGGCTGGTGATGGCTGTGACGCAGAAAGCACCGTTGGCAAGCACCTTTGGCGATGCGATCACAGCTCCAGCGTGGAAAAATAAGCCATCGTGGTATCAGATTTCCAGTGAAGACCGCATGATTGCCCCTGAAAATCAGCAGCGGATGTCAGCACGCTTAGGCGCACGTAAAGTGATTACTTTGAATTCTAGTCATGCTTCACTCGCCTCACAGCCTGTACAAGTCACTGATCTGATCGATGAAGCGGCACATGCACTGGGTTATGTCTAA
- a CDS encoding SDR family NAD(P)-dependent oxidoreductase, with protein sequence MKLHGQTIILTGSSSGIGEQAAYQLSDLGARLCLVARRTEELERVADAIRVKGGEAWVYPCDLSEPASVNACAEAILQAHPRIDALVNNAAHSIRRSIQDSLDRPHDYERTIQLNYLSAVRLTLRILPRFIEQGSGHVVNISTMSSQFPIPLFSAYIASKMALESFSRSLLAEFAHKGITTTVVYFPLVRTPMSSRTAIYKHERMMTVERAAGWIVEAVEKRPVRVSSPVGVMGEVALAAMPSVVIKAMQPYFRKRDKRLKDRLAKG encoded by the coding sequence ATGAAGCTACATGGACAAACCATTATTTTGACGGGATCATCCAGCGGGATTGGTGAGCAAGCCGCCTATCAATTATCAGATCTCGGGGCACGCTTATGTCTCGTCGCTAGACGCACTGAGGAGCTTGAACGTGTTGCAGACGCGATTCGGGTCAAAGGCGGTGAGGCTTGGGTTTATCCGTGCGATCTGTCCGAGCCTGCTTCGGTCAATGCCTGTGCCGAAGCGATCTTACAAGCGCACCCCAGGATTGATGCGCTGGTCAATAACGCGGCACACTCCATTCGTCGTTCGATACAAGATTCTTTGGATCGTCCACATGACTACGAGCGGACTATCCAATTGAACTATCTGAGCGCCGTGCGCTTGACGTTGCGCATCCTACCGCGTTTTATTGAGCAAGGCAGCGGTCATGTGGTGAATATTTCGACCATGTCGTCGCAGTTCCCCATCCCACTGTTCTCCGCTTATATCGCCAGCAAAATGGCGCTGGAGTCCTTTTCGCGTTCTCTGCTGGCCGAGTTTGCGCATAAAGGCATCACCACGACTGTGGTGTATTTCCCCTTGGTGCGCACCCCGATGTCGTCACGTACTGCCATTTATAAACATGAGCGGATGATGACGGTTGAGCGTGCGGCGGGCTGGATTGTTGAGGCTGTGGAAAAGCGTCCTGTTCGGGTCAGTAGCCCGGTTGGCGTTATGGGGGAGGTGGCTTTGGCTGCGATGCCTAGCGTGGTGATCAAAGCAATGCAGCCCTATTTCCGTAAGCGAGATAAACGGCTCAAAGATCGCTTAGCTAAAGGTTGA
- a CDS encoding potassium transporter Kup produces the protein MTESTIKSPHTSMMALGALGVVFGDIGTSPLYALTTCFHSDGGIPIDHANVLGILSLIFWSLMIVVSLKFAIIIMRADNKGEGGIMALLALNLHNPKFGPKMRNILIALGLFGAALFFGDGIITPAISVLSAVEGLSVGTSVFTPYILPITISVLIALFMIQRRGTAAVGRYFGPIMLLWFITIGLIGLNKVIEHPAILALVNPYWAIHFFVIHPMTAFITMGAIVLTITGAEALYADMGHFGRRPIQWAWFIVVLPCLVLNYAGEGVLVLQNPAAIENPFYLLVPKMLMYPMIVLATIATVIASQAVISGVFSMIRQAMQLGYLPRMTILHTSESEIGQIYIPVLNWLLLILIVILVAMFKSSASLASAYGIAVTITLFCDTLLVACLMYYAWNWSLPKMLLVAIPFLVPDLLFLTSNMLKITDGGWFPLSVGVIAFTIMMTWKRGRTLVLEKLKAGSPPLDIFIQSVSKHAFKVSGTAVFLTTNQNIVPNALMHNLKHNKVLHEKNILLTVVAEDVPYVDVESRVRVEQIDDHFYRLVACYGFKESLNVPHALEQGLALLRLPCDFMQISFFISRERILHTVGSGMAPWREKLFISMTRNTSAISDYFQIPPNRVVEIGSQIEI, from the coding sequence ATGACCGAATCCACCATAAAATCACCGCATACATCCATGATGGCGCTCGGCGCTCTAGGCGTCGTTTTTGGCGATATCGGCACCAGTCCGCTATACGCTTTGACGACCTGCTTTCATAGCGATGGCGGCATACCGATCGATCATGCCAATGTACTTGGGATTCTGTCTCTGATCTTCTGGTCACTCATGATTGTCGTGTCCTTGAAGTTTGCCATCATCATTATGCGGGCGGACAACAAAGGCGAAGGTGGCATCATGGCTCTGCTGGCGCTTAATCTACACAATCCTAAATTCGGTCCAAAAATGCGTAACATCCTGATCGCATTGGGGCTCTTTGGTGCGGCATTGTTTTTTGGTGATGGAATCATTACCCCTGCAATCTCGGTGTTGTCGGCAGTTGAAGGTTTATCAGTTGGGACCTCCGTTTTCACGCCTTATATTCTCCCCATCACCATCAGCGTATTGATCGCATTGTTTATGATTCAGCGCAGAGGAACAGCCGCCGTGGGGCGCTATTTTGGGCCGATCATGCTGTTGTGGTTTATCACCATTGGTTTGATTGGACTCAATAAAGTTATTGAGCATCCGGCTATTCTCGCACTGGTCAATCCGTACTGGGCTATCCATTTTTTTGTTATCCACCCCATGACTGCCTTTATCACTATGGGGGCAATCGTTCTGACCATCACGGGTGCTGAAGCACTCTATGCCGATATGGGGCACTTTGGTCGCAGACCCATTCAGTGGGCATGGTTTATTGTCGTTCTCCCTTGCCTCGTTTTAAATTATGCTGGGGAAGGCGTACTGGTGCTACAGAACCCAGCGGCAATTGAAAATCCGTTTTATCTGCTGGTACCAAAAATGCTGATGTACCCGATGATTGTACTGGCCACCATCGCTACCGTAATTGCCTCACAGGCTGTCATTTCGGGCGTCTTTTCGATGATCAGACAGGCGATGCAACTGGGCTATTTACCACGCATGACGATCCTGCATACCTCCGAATCGGAGATTGGGCAGATTTATATCCCTGTATTGAATTGGCTACTGCTCATCCTGATCGTGATTCTAGTGGCCATGTTTAAGTCCAGCGCAAGTCTGGCATCAGCTTATGGCATAGCCGTCACGATCACCCTGTTTTGTGACACGCTGCTGGTGGCCTGTCTCATGTATTACGCATGGAACTGGTCTTTGCCCAAAATGCTGTTGGTTGCGATTCCATTCTTAGTCCCAGACCTACTGTTCCTGACGTCCAACATGCTTAAGATTACCGATGGTGGCTGGTTCCCGCTGTCTGTTGGCGTCATCGCCTTTACCATCATGATGACCTGGAAGCGGGGCCGAACACTTGTTCTAGAGAAGTTAAAAGCAGGCTCTCCGCCGCTCGACATCTTTATCCAAAGCGTATCTAAGCATGCCTTTAAGGTCTCGGGTACGGCGGTATTTCTCACCACCAATCAAAATATTGTGCCCAACGCCCTGATGCATAACTTAAAACATAACAAAGTCTTGCATGAAAAAAATATTCTACTCACCGTGGTCGCAGAAGACGTGCCCTATGTTGATGTCGAATCGCGAGTACGCGTGGAGCAGATTGATGATCACTTTTATCGTTTGGTAGCGTGCTATGGCTTTAAAGAGAGCCTCAATGTGCCGCATGCGCTAGAGCAAGGTCTCGCCTTGCTGCGCCTGCCCTGTGATTTTATGCAGATCAGCTTTTTTATCTCTCGCGAACGCATCCTGCATACCGTGGGTTCTGGCATGGCGCCTTGGCGTGAAAAGCTATTTATCTCAATGACGCGTAACACCTCTGCTATCAGCGACTACTTCCAGATTCCGCCTAATCGCGTTGTGGAGATCGGCAGTCAGATCGAGATTTAA
- a CDS encoding VIT1/CCC1 transporter family protein gives MSHAHHEVHYSNRTGWLRASVLGANDGILSVASLVIGVAASGAAPSVVLLTGIAGLVSGALSMAAGEYVSVQSQADTEQADLVKEQAELKRNPQFELKELTQIYVERGLTPTLAHEVAVQLTEKNALEAHARDEIGLSETLAAQPIHAAMASALSFTVGAIFPIVAAWLSPAHIAALVVGIVSTLALMISGGLSSYAGGVPLYKGIVRVTIGGILAMLVTAWIGSLFGTHV, from the coding sequence ATGTCGCATGCTCATCACGAAGTTCACTATAGCAATCGCACGGGCTGGCTGCGCGCGTCGGTCTTGGGGGCGAATGATGGCATTCTGTCCGTAGCGAGCCTTGTGATTGGTGTGGCAGCCAGTGGTGCTGCGCCTTCTGTGGTGTTGCTTACGGGTATTGCGGGTCTGGTCTCTGGTGCGTTGTCTATGGCGGCTGGGGAGTATGTTTCAGTTCAGTCGCAAGCCGATACGGAACAAGCCGATCTTGTCAAAGAGCAAGCTGAACTCAAGCGTAATCCGCAATTTGAGCTAAAAGAGCTGACTCAGATTTATGTTGAGCGTGGCTTAACCCCCACGCTTGCCCATGAGGTTGCGGTGCAACTGACGGAAAAGAACGCTTTAGAGGCACATGCTCGGGATGAGATTGGACTCTCCGAAACGCTGGCCGCGCAGCCGATTCATGCGGCGATGGCGTCAGCGCTGTCATTCACTGTAGGTGCGATTTTTCCCATTGTGGCTGCATGGTTGAGCCCAGCGCATATCGCAGCCCTAGTTGTTGGCATTGTGAGTACGTTGGCGCTGATGATCTCAGGGGGATTATCCAGTTATGCTGGCGGCGTACCACTGTATAAAGGGATTGTTCGCGTGACCATCGGCGGGATTTTGGCTATGCTGGTCACGGCTTGGATTGGTTCATTGTTCGGGACACATGTTTAA